A genomic region of Ewingella sp. CoE-038-23 contains the following coding sequences:
- a CDS encoding MFS transporter has protein sequence MYYLKNTNFWMFGLFFFFYFFIMGAYFPFFPIWLHDINHISKSDTGTIFASISLFSLMFQPVFGLLADKLGLKKHLLWIITGMLVLFAPFFIYVFGPLLKINIYLGSVVGGIYLGLIYNAGAPAIEAYIEKVSRRSSFEFGRARMFGCVGWALCASVVGIMFTINNEFVFWLGSGCAVILAILLLLAKPEVTSSARVANELGVNSKSFNLKLALELLKDKKLWFLALYVIGVSCTYDVFDQQFANFFTSFFSSSSEGTRVFGYVTTLGELLNACIMFFAPLIVNRIGGKNALLLAGMIMSVRIIGSSFASSPLEVVVLKTLHMFEIPFLIVGCFKYITSVFEVRFSATIYLVTFCFFKQLAIMFMSVFAGNMYDRIGFHGTYLILGLIALTFTIISAFALSGRGPLQAFKSPEPLKNNHANS, from the coding sequence ATGTATTACCTGAAAAACACTAACTTTTGGATGTTCGGGCTGTTCTTCTTTTTCTACTTTTTCATCATGGGCGCCTACTTCCCGTTCTTCCCTATCTGGCTACATGACATCAATCACATTAGCAAAAGCGATACCGGCACTATTTTCGCCAGTATTTCGTTATTCTCGCTAATGTTCCAGCCGGTGTTTGGTTTACTTGCCGATAAACTCGGGCTGAAAAAACATCTGCTATGGATCATCACCGGCATGCTGGTTTTGTTCGCGCCGTTCTTTATTTATGTTTTTGGCCCGTTACTGAAAATAAACATTTATCTTGGCTCGGTGGTTGGGGGGATTTACCTCGGACTGATTTACAACGCCGGTGCCCCCGCTATCGAGGCTTACATCGAAAAAGTCAGCCGTCGCAGCAGCTTTGAATTTGGCCGGGCGCGTATGTTTGGTTGTGTCGGCTGGGCGCTCTGCGCATCAGTGGTCGGCATCATGTTTACCATCAATAACGAATTCGTGTTCTGGCTCGGCTCCGGCTGTGCGGTGATCCTCGCCATTCTGTTACTGCTCGCCAAACCGGAGGTGACATCAAGCGCCCGGGTGGCCAACGAACTGGGAGTGAACTCCAAATCGTTCAATCTCAAATTGGCGCTTGAGCTGCTGAAAGACAAAAAACTGTGGTTTCTTGCCCTGTACGTGATTGGCGTTTCCTGTACTTATGACGTATTCGATCAGCAGTTTGCCAATTTCTTTACCTCGTTCTTTTCTTCATCTTCAGAAGGGACGCGCGTCTTTGGCTACGTCACTACCCTGGGTGAATTGCTGAATGCCTGCATCATGTTCTTCGCGCCGCTGATTGTGAACCGCATAGGTGGTAAGAATGCTTTGCTGCTAGCCGGGATGATTATGTCGGTGCGTATCATCGGCTCTTCATTTGCTTCTTCACCGCTGGAGGTGGTGGTACTGAAAACGCTGCATATGTTTGAAATACCTTTCCTGATTGTGGGCTGTTTCAAATACATCACGTCGGTGTTTGAGGTGCGTTTCTCGGCAACGATTTATCTGGTCACCTTCTGCTTCTTCAAGCAGCTGGCAATCATGTTTATGTCCGTCTTTGCCGGGAACATGTATGACCGTATTGGTTTTCACGGAACGTATCTGATCCTTGGGTTGATCGCACTGACCTTCACGATAATCTCAGCCTTCGCGCTGAGTGGTCGCGGGCCACTGCAGGCCTTTAAATCTCCTGAACCGCTGAAAAACAACCATGCAAATTCCTAA
- a CDS encoding beta-galactosidase produces the protein MNPSAEDKLSSLATVLARRDWEKPASTQCNRLPAHPPFSSWRDAQEARKNQPSAKIRCLNGEWGFSYFNRPEAVPEQWLQQDLVDADRLQVPSNWQLAGYDAPIYTNVQYPIPVDPPFVPEENPTGCYSLTFSVDHDWLSSGQTRIVFNGVNSAFYLWCNGKWVGYSQDSRLPAEFDLSNVLHTGENRLAVMVLRWSDGSYLEDQDMWRMSGIFRDVTLLHKPVEQITDLQVRTHLFHGFTQAELEVQVSAAVPQETATDYQVRVELWQGDKAVAEHQQPLGSEIIDERGAVYDRTTLRLPVSRPKLWSAEQPALYRAVISLISPTGQLIEAEACDVGFRQVEISNGLLKVNGQPVLIRGTNRHEHHPENGQVMDEATMRRDIVLMKQHNFNAVRCSHYPNHPLWYKLCDEYGLYVVDEANIETHGMQPMNRLSDDPLWFNAFSERVTRMVQRDRNHPCIIIWSLGNESGHGANHDALYRWIKSVDPTRPVQYEGGGANSAATDIICPMYSRVEQDQPFPAVPKWSIKKWISMPDETRPLILCEYAHAMGNSFGGFDKYWQAFRQYPRLQGGFVWDWVDQSLTKTSPQGKSYQVYGGDFGDTPNDRQFCMNGLVFADRTPHPSLFEAQRAQQFFQFSLICTSPLTIEIQSEYLFRDSDNEQLVWRIEHDGEVISQGEAALNIAPNGKQTLELGDIPQAEGDVWLNVAVHQPQATAWSEAGHRSAWDQWQLPQPLSLPVAERIPAAAPVLDQQGDLISVAHGAQRWQFSQQTGQLEQWFDGETPRLLSALRDQFVRAPVDNDIGVSEVSRIDPNAWIERWKAAGMYHLESRLLNISADQLQDRVVITTTHGFMTDEETRLLSRKIFSINNQGELHISVDVRVASNVPSPGRIGLTCQLADSAENVSWLGLGPHENYPDRRLAAQHGRWDLPLAELYTPYVFPSENGLRGETRELDYAGWKLRGNFHFGLSRYSLRQLMDTSHRHLLREEEGTWLNIDGFHMGVGGDDSWSPSVSPEFLLTAGQYHYSFIWKRA, from the coding sequence ATGAACCCATCTGCTGAAGATAAATTATCATCGCTGGCCACCGTTCTGGCCCGCCGTGACTGGGAGAAACCTGCCTCGACGCAGTGCAATAGATTACCTGCGCATCCGCCGTTTAGCAGTTGGCGTGATGCTCAGGAAGCCAGAAAAAATCAGCCTTCAGCAAAAATCCGCTGCCTCAATGGCGAATGGGGTTTCAGCTATTTTAACCGCCCGGAGGCAGTTCCTGAGCAATGGTTGCAACAGGATCTGGTTGACGCCGATCGCCTACAGGTGCCATCAAACTGGCAGCTGGCAGGCTATGACGCGCCAATATATACCAATGTTCAATATCCGATCCCGGTGGATCCGCCGTTTGTACCCGAAGAAAACCCCACCGGTTGTTACTCGCTCACATTTTCTGTGGATCATGACTGGCTGAGCAGCGGACAAACGCGCATCGTGTTTAACGGCGTCAATTCGGCGTTCTATTTATGGTGTAACGGCAAGTGGGTCGGTTACTCACAGGACAGCCGTTTACCGGCTGAATTCGATCTCAGCAATGTTTTACACACTGGAGAAAACCGTCTGGCTGTGATGGTGCTGCGCTGGAGTGACGGCAGCTATCTGGAAGATCAGGATATGTGGCGCATGAGCGGCATTTTTCGAGATGTCACGTTACTGCATAAACCGGTGGAGCAAATCACCGACTTGCAGGTGCGCACGCATCTATTCCACGGTTTCACGCAGGCGGAGCTGGAAGTCCAGGTCAGTGCCGCCGTGCCGCAGGAAACTGCGACTGATTATCAGGTACGCGTCGAACTTTGGCAGGGCGATAAAGCGGTAGCAGAACATCAGCAACCGCTAGGCAGCGAAATTATTGATGAGCGGGGTGCAGTGTATGACCGTACTACGCTGCGCCTGCCAGTTAGCCGGCCGAAATTGTGGAGCGCAGAACAACCAGCGCTATATCGCGCGGTGATTTCACTGATTTCACCGACAGGCCAACTTATTGAAGCCGAAGCGTGCGATGTCGGTTTCCGTCAGGTTGAAATCAGCAACGGATTGCTGAAAGTAAACGGTCAGCCAGTGCTGATCCGAGGCACCAACCGTCACGAGCATCATCCTGAAAACGGTCAGGTTATGGATGAAGCCACCATGCGTCGCGATATTGTGCTGATGAAACAGCACAACTTTAATGCCGTGCGCTGCTCGCATTATCCGAATCATCCGCTGTGGTACAAGCTGTGCGACGAATACGGCCTGTACGTGGTGGATGAAGCGAATATCGAAACCCACGGCATGCAGCCGATGAATCGCCTGTCGGACGACCCGCTGTGGTTTAACGCTTTCAGCGAACGCGTCACGCGCATGGTTCAGCGCGACCGCAACCATCCCTGCATCATCATCTGGTCACTGGGCAACGAATCAGGGCATGGCGCAAACCACGACGCGCTCTATCGCTGGATCAAATCTGTCGACCCTACCCGTCCGGTGCAGTACGAAGGTGGGGGGGCTAACAGCGCAGCAACCGATATTATCTGTCCGATGTATTCCCGCGTTGAACAGGATCAGCCGTTCCCGGCGGTACCAAAATGGTCGATTAAAAAGTGGATCAGCATGCCGGATGAAACACGCCCGCTGATCCTCTGCGAATACGCTCATGCTATGGGCAACAGCTTCGGGGGATTCGATAAATACTGGCAAGCTTTCCGCCAGTATCCGCGTCTGCAGGGCGGTTTCGTCTGGGACTGGGTTGATCAGAGCCTGACCAAAACCTCGCCGCAGGGCAAAAGTTATCAGGTTTACGGCGGCGACTTCGGCGACACGCCGAATGACCGCCAGTTCTGTATGAACGGTCTGGTATTTGCCGATCGTACGCCGCATCCGTCCTTATTCGAAGCGCAGCGTGCACAGCAATTCTTCCAGTTCTCGCTGATCTGCACCTCACCTTTGACGATCGAAATTCAAAGTGAATATCTGTTCCGCGACAGTGATAACGAGCAGTTAGTCTGGCGTATTGAACATGACGGCGAAGTGATTTCACAGGGGGAAGCGGCGCTGAATATAGCGCCAAATGGTAAACAGACGTTAGAGCTGGGTGATATCCCGCAGGCCGAAGGTGATGTGTGGCTGAACGTTGCTGTACATCAGCCGCAGGCGACCGCGTGGTCTGAAGCCGGACATCGCAGCGCTTGGGATCAATGGCAGTTACCACAACCTCTGAGCCTGCCGGTGGCGGAGAGAATCCCCGCAGCTGCGCCGGTTTTGGATCAGCAGGGCGATCTGATTTCTGTGGCACACGGCGCGCAACGCTGGCAGTTCAGTCAGCAAACTGGGCAGCTTGAACAGTGGTTTGATGGCGAAACGCCGCGGCTACTATCTGCGTTGCGCGACCAGTTTGTCCGCGCGCCCGTCGATAACGATATCGGCGTCAGTGAAGTGAGCCGTATTGATCCGAATGCCTGGATTGAGCGCTGGAAAGCCGCTGGAATGTATCACCTGGAATCGCGGCTGCTGAATATCAGCGCCGATCAGTTGCAGGACAGGGTGGTGATTACTACCACTCATGGGTTTATGACCGATGAAGAAACGCGCCTGCTGAGCCGCAAAATTTTCAGCATCAATAATCAGGGCGAGTTGCATATCAGTGTCGACGTTCGTGTGGCGTCAAACGTGCCGTCACCGGGACGCATCGGCCTGACCTGTCAGTTAGCGGACAGCGCTGAGAACGTCAGCTGGCTGGGGCTAGGGCCGCACGAAAACTATCCCGACCGCCGTCTGGCGGCGCAACACGGTCGCTGGGATTTGCCGCTGGCTGAGTTGTATACGCCATACGTCTTCCCAAGCGAAAACGGCCTGCGCGGTGAGACCCGCGAGTTGGATTACGCCGGATGGAAGTTACGCGGCAATTTCCACTTTGGTCTGAGCCGCTACAGTCTGCGCCAGCTGATGGATACCAGTCATCGTCACTTATTGCGTGAAGAAGAGGGCACATGGCTGAACATCGACGGCTTCCATATGGGCGTCGGCGGCGATGATTCATGGAGCCCAAGCGTCAGCCCGGAGTTCCTGCTGACAGCCGGCCAGTACCATTACTCGTTCATTTGGAAACGTGCCTGA
- a CDS encoding LacI family DNA-binding transcriptional regulator — MKPKSVTLDDVARHAGVSYQTVSRVLNQAAHVSVRTRDKVEQAMAELNYVPNRVAQQLAGKKSFTLGLATTELALHAPSQIASAMKTRANQLGFNVVISMIDNLSLAACRTAVNELMSQRVDGILINVPLSNDDATAIAQLCGTLPALFLDVDPEADVFKILFDPHCGAEQGVEHLLALGHQQIAVLTGPLESISARLRYEGWINTLATRDITPCAIQHGDWSAASGYQQAFLLLNQPKRPTAILVANDQMALGVLRAVHEFGLRVPEQISVIGYDDTEDSAFFFPPLTTIKQDFRLLGHESINRLLGNLHNHDNHHGGSLLLPTSLVERHTTARPGAENVSQETLSQELIRIAHQLSAL, encoded by the coding sequence ATGAAGCCAAAATCTGTCACTCTTGATGATGTCGCGCGCCATGCGGGTGTGTCCTATCAGACCGTTTCTCGCGTCCTGAATCAGGCGGCGCACGTGTCCGTCAGAACGCGCGATAAAGTCGAACAGGCGATGGCTGAGCTGAATTACGTCCCAAACCGTGTTGCTCAGCAACTGGCGGGCAAAAAAAGCTTCACTCTCGGGCTGGCGACTACCGAACTGGCGCTGCACGCACCTTCACAAATCGCATCTGCGATGAAAACTCGCGCGAATCAGTTGGGTTTCAACGTTGTGATTTCGATGATCGACAACTTGAGTCTGGCCGCCTGCCGTACGGCGGTGAACGAACTGATGTCACAGCGGGTGGATGGGATTCTGATCAACGTGCCGCTGTCAAATGATGATGCGACAGCAATAGCTCAGCTTTGTGGCACTTTGCCGGCGCTGTTTCTGGATGTGGATCCCGAAGCAGACGTCTTCAAAATTCTGTTCGATCCGCATTGCGGGGCTGAGCAGGGGGTGGAACATTTGCTGGCGCTTGGACATCAGCAAATCGCGGTGCTGACTGGTCCGCTCGAATCTATCTCTGCGCGTTTGCGTTATGAAGGCTGGATAAATACGCTGGCTACGCGTGATATTACACCCTGTGCGATTCAGCACGGCGACTGGAGCGCGGCGTCGGGTTATCAGCAGGCGTTTTTACTGCTCAATCAGCCGAAGCGCCCGACAGCCATTCTGGTCGCCAATGACCAGATGGCGCTCGGTGTCCTGCGTGCCGTGCATGAGTTTGGTCTGCGGGTGCCGGAACAAATTTCGGTGATTGGCTATGACGATACTGAAGACAGTGCCTTTTTCTTCCCGCCGCTGACCACCATCAAACAGGATTTTCGCCTACTGGGGCATGAGAGCATCAATCGCCTGCTGGGTAATCTGCATAATCATGACAATCATCACGGTGGCTCCCTGTTGTTGCCCACTTCTTTGGTCGAGCGCCATACCACTGCCAGACCAGGCGCAGAAAATGTCTCACAGGAAACGTTGTCTCAGGAACTGATCCGGATCGCGCATCAGCTTAGTGCCCTGTAA
- a CDS encoding lysozyme inhibitor LprI family protein, giving the protein MRLTVLLTLLALTPLAHAAEVDCKNANTQIDMNICAAQEFKHSDALLNQAYKLKMSQLNADQQKKLKVAQRSWIAFRDSDCDFQSSGVEGGSAQPMVYSQCLQAKTEQRTKEINDIMHCEEGDLSCP; this is encoded by the coding sequence ATGCGTCTTACCGTTCTGCTGACTTTGTTAGCTTTGACCCCGCTGGCCCACGCCGCCGAGGTTGATTGTAAAAATGCCAACACCCAAATTGACATGAATATCTGCGCCGCGCAGGAATTCAAACACAGCGATGCCCTGTTAAATCAGGCCTATAAGCTGAAGATGTCGCAACTCAATGCTGACCAGCAGAAGAAGTTGAAAGTGGCGCAGCGCAGCTGGATTGCTTTCCGCGACAGCGACTGTGACTTCCAATCTTCTGGCGTTGAAGGCGGCTCAGCGCAGCCGATGGTGTATTCCCAATGTCTGCAAGCGAAGACCGAGCAGCGCACCAAAGAAATTAATGACATTATGCACTGCGAAGAAGGTGATTTAAGCTGTCCATAA
- the fbaA gene encoding class II fructose-bisphosphate aldolase, with protein sequence MSKIFDFVKPGVITGDDVQKVFAIAKENNFALPAVNCVGTDSINAVLEAAAKVRAPVIVQFSNGGAAFIAGKGLKTDVPQGAAILGAISGAHHVHQMAEHYGVPVILHTDHCAKKLLPWIDGLLDAGEKHFAKTGKPLFSSHMIDLSEESLEENIEICSKYLARMAKIDMTLEIELGCTGGEEDGVDNSHMDASALYTQPQDVDYAYEKLNAISPRFTIAASFGNVHGVYKPGNVKLTPTILRDSQEYVCKKHNLPHNSLNFVFHGGSGSTAAEIKESVGYGVIKMNIDTDTQWANWDGILQFYKKNEAYLQGQLGNPEGADKPNKKFYDPRVWLRAAQSSMVTRLELAFKELNAIDRL encoded by the coding sequence ATGTCTAAAATTTTTGATTTCGTAAAACCTGGCGTCATCACTGGTGATGATGTGCAGAAAGTTTTCGCTATTGCTAAAGAAAACAACTTTGCTCTGCCAGCAGTTAACTGCGTAGGCACCGACTCTATCAACGCCGTTCTGGAAGCTGCTGCTAAAGTTCGCGCTCCAGTTATCGTGCAGTTCTCTAACGGTGGCGCTGCGTTCATCGCGGGCAAAGGTCTGAAAACTGACGTGCCACAAGGCGCGGCAATCCTGGGTGCAATCTCTGGCGCACACCACGTTCACCAGATGGCTGAGCACTACGGTGTTCCAGTTATCCTGCACACCGACCACTGCGCGAAGAAACTGCTGCCATGGATTGACGGTCTGCTGGACGCTGGCGAAAAACATTTCGCGAAAACCGGTAAGCCACTGTTCTCTTCTCACATGATCGACCTGTCAGAAGAATCTCTGGAAGAAAACATCGAAATTTGCAGCAAGTACTTAGCTCGCATGGCAAAAATCGACATGACTCTGGAAATCGAACTGGGTTGCACTGGTGGTGAAGAAGATGGCGTTGATAACAGCCATATGGACGCATCAGCTCTGTATACTCAACCACAAGACGTTGATTACGCTTACGAAAAACTGAACGCCATCAGCCCGCGCTTCACTATCGCTGCGTCATTCGGTAACGTTCACGGCGTGTACAAACCAGGTAACGTTAAACTGACTCCGACCATCCTGCGTGATTCTCAAGAGTACGTTTGCAAGAAACACAACCTGCCACACAACTCCCTGAACTTCGTATTCCACGGCGGTTCTGGTTCTACTGCTGCTGAAATCAAAGAGTCTGTGGGTTACGGCGTGATCAAAATGAACATCGATACCGACACCCAATGGGCTAACTGGGACGGTATTCTGCAGTTCTACAAGAAAAACGAAGCTTACCTGCAAGGTCAGTTGGGTAACCCGGAAGGCGCGGACAAACCTAACAAGAAATTCTATGACCCACGCGTATGGCTGCGTGCTGCACAGTCTTCCATGGTGACTCGCCTGGAACTGGCATTCAAAGAACTGAACGCCATCGACCGTCTGTAA
- the pgk gene encoding phosphoglycerate kinase codes for MSVIKMSDLDLAGKRVLIRSDLNVPVKDGKVTSDARIRASLPTIEAALKQGARVMVTSHLGRPTEGEYNEEFSLLPVVNYLKDKLSSPVRLAKDYLDGVDVAEGELVVLENVRFNKGEKKDDETLSKKYAALCDIYVMDAFGTAHRAQASTHGVGKFAPVACAGPLLSAELEALGKALGNPARPMVAIVGGSKVSTKLTVLESLSKIADQLIVGGGIANTFVAAQGNNVGKSLYEPDLLDTAKKLLETCDIPVPTDVRVATEFSETATATVKQASEIKDDEQILDMGDVSANRLAEIIKNAKTILWNGPVGVFEFPNFRKGTEIVANAIADSEGFSIAGGGDTLAAIDLFGIADKISYISTGGGAFLEFVEGKQLPAVVMLEERAKK; via the coding sequence ATGTCTGTAATTAAGATGAGCGATCTGGATTTAGCGGGTAAACGCGTACTGATCCGTTCAGACCTGAACGTACCAGTAAAAGACGGCAAAGTGACGTCTGATGCCCGTATCCGTGCTTCTTTGCCTACTATCGAAGCCGCCCTGAAACAAGGCGCTCGTGTGATGGTAACTTCGCATCTTGGTCGTCCGACTGAAGGCGAGTACAACGAAGAGTTTTCTCTGCTGCCAGTAGTTAACTACCTGAAAGATAAGTTGTCTTCTCCTGTTCGTCTGGCTAAAGATTATCTGGACGGCGTTGATGTTGCTGAAGGTGAGCTGGTTGTTCTGGAAAACGTTCGCTTTAACAAAGGCGAAAAGAAAGACGACGAAACCTTATCTAAAAAATACGCTGCCCTGTGTGACATCTATGTGATGGACGCATTCGGTACTGCGCACCGCGCGCAGGCATCTACTCACGGTGTGGGTAAATTCGCACCAGTAGCCTGTGCAGGTCCACTGCTGTCTGCTGAGCTGGAAGCACTGGGCAAAGCGCTGGGTAATCCAGCTCGCCCAATGGTTGCTATCGTGGGTGGTTCTAAGGTTTCTACCAAGCTGACTGTGCTGGAATCCCTGTCTAAAATCGCTGATCAGCTGATCGTAGGTGGTGGTATTGCTAACACCTTCGTTGCCGCGCAAGGCAACAACGTGGGCAAATCCCTGTACGAACCAGACCTGTTAGACACCGCGAAAAAACTGCTGGAAACCTGTGATATCCCAGTTCCAACAGACGTTCGCGTAGCGACTGAGTTCTCTGAAACTGCAACGGCTACCGTTAAGCAAGCTTCAGAAATCAAAGACGACGAACAAATTCTCGACATGGGCGACGTTTCTGCAAATCGTCTGGCCGAGATCATCAAAAACGCGAAAACCATTCTGTGGAATGGTCCGGTTGGCGTATTCGAGTTCCCTAACTTCCGTAAAGGGACTGAGATTGTCGCGAACGCGATTGCTGACAGCGAAGGTTTCTCCATCGCAGGCGGCGGCGACACTCTGGCAGCTATCGACCTGTTCGGTATCGCTGACAAAATTTCCTATATCTCCACTGGCGGCGGCGCATTCCTTGAGTTCGTTGAAGGGAAACAACTGCCAGCTGTTGTGATGCTAGAAGAGCGTGCTAAGAAGTAA
- the epd gene encoding erythrose-4-phosphate dehydrogenase yields MPIRIAINGFGRIGRSVLRALYESGRRAEISVVAINELASPEGMAHLLKYDSSHGRFPWDVRQEGEQLYVGDDSIRLLHQPDAAKLPWGELSVDVVLDCTGVYGSREDGEIQLKAGAKKILFAHPGGHDLDATVVYGVNHQLLERQHRIVSNASCTTNCIIPIIKLLDDAYGIESGTVTTIHASMNDQPVIDSYHADLRRTRAASQSIIPVDTKLAAGITRIMPKFCDRFEAISVRVPTINVTAIDLSVFVEGSVAVEEVNQLLQKAAQGAFRGIVDYTELPLVSTDFNHDPHSAIVDGTQTRVSGQHLIKTLVWCDNEWGFANRMLDTTLAMSASGF; encoded by the coding sequence ATGCCAATACGTATTGCAATTAATGGCTTTGGTCGCATCGGCCGTAGCGTATTGCGCGCGTTATATGAATCCGGGCGTCGGGCAGAAATTAGCGTTGTCGCTATTAATGAACTTGCCAGCCCAGAAGGCATGGCTCACCTGTTGAAGTACGATTCCAGCCACGGGCGTTTCCCATGGGATGTCAGACAGGAAGGCGAACAGCTCTACGTGGGCGATGACAGCATCCGCCTGTTACACCAACCCGATGCAGCCAAGCTGCCGTGGGGTGAACTGAGCGTTGATGTGGTGCTGGATTGCACCGGCGTCTACGGCAGCCGTGAGGATGGCGAGATTCAGCTCAAAGCCGGTGCCAAGAAAATCCTCTTCGCCCACCCAGGCGGACACGATCTTGATGCCACCGTGGTCTATGGCGTCAACCACCAACTGCTTGAACGCCAGCACCGTATTGTCTCCAATGCTTCCTGCACTACCAACTGTATTATCCCAATTATCAAGCTGTTGGACGATGCTTATGGCATTGAGTCCGGCACCGTAACCACCATCCATGCGTCGATGAATGACCAGCCGGTCATTGACTCTTACCATGCCGATTTACGTCGCACCCGCGCAGCAAGTCAGTCAATTATCCCAGTAGATACTAAACTTGCTGCTGGTATCACGCGCATCATGCCGAAGTTCTGCGATCGCTTCGAAGCTATCTCAGTTCGCGTGCCGACCATCAACGTGACGGCGATAGATTTAAGCGTTTTTGTCGAGGGAAGTGTGGCGGTCGAAGAGGTCAACCAGCTGCTGCAAAAGGCCGCACAGGGTGCTTTTCGTGGTATAGTTGACTATACCGAACTACCATTAGTCTCGACAGATTTTAACCATGATCCACACAGTGCCATCGTGGATGGCACCCAAACGCGGGTCAGTGGTCAGCACCTGATTAAGACACTTGTCTGGTGCGACAATGAGTGGGGTTTTGCTAACCGAATGTTGGATACAACATTGGCAATGTCCGCTAGCGGTTTCTAG